One window of Pectobacterium carotovorum genomic DNA carries:
- a CDS encoding 4Fe-4S dicluster domain-containing protein, translating to MNQFVIAEAEKCIGCRTCEIACAVAHSGGQSAQLRPSHFFPRLKVVKSASVSVPVLCRQCENAPCASVCPNDALVRDRDSIQVIQSRCIGCKSCVVACPFGAINVVTKASNDEGEAHLTQSEVHKCDLCVDVAQSPSCVSVCPTSALRLVTADELRKQTLEKQRRSALGWPSH from the coding sequence ATGAATCAATTTGTTATCGCCGAAGCAGAAAAATGTATCGGTTGCCGAACCTGTGAGATCGCCTGCGCGGTAGCCCATAGCGGTGGTCAAAGTGCACAACTGCGTCCTTCGCACTTCTTTCCCCGCCTGAAGGTCGTGAAAAGCGCCAGCGTCAGCGTGCCGGTTCTGTGCCGCCAGTGTGAAAATGCACCCTGTGCCAGCGTGTGTCCGAATGATGCGCTGGTGCGCGATCGGGATAGCATTCAGGTTATTCAGTCCCGCTGCATCGGCTGCAAAAGCTGCGTCGTCGCCTGTCCTTTCGGGGCCATCAATGTGGTGACAAAAGCGTCGAATGACGAGGGGGAAGCGCACCTCACGCAAAGCGAGGTCCACAAATGTGATTTATGCGTGGATGTCGCCCAGAGCCCTTCCTGCGTCAGCGTGTGTCCGACATCGGCGCTGCGATTAGTGACAGCGGATGAGTTGCGCAAGCAGACGTTGGAAAAACAGCGGCGTTCCGCACTGGGGTGGCCAAGCCATTAA
- a CDS encoding NCS2 family permease: MNKSQPGLATEQGLLERVFKLKQHGTTARTETIAGFTTFLTMVYIVFVNPQILGVAGMDTKAVFVTTCLIAAFGSILMGLLANLPVALAPAMGLNAFFAFVVVGAMGLPWQVAMGAIFWGAIGFLLLTIFQIRYWMIANIPLSLRLGIASGIGLFIAMMGLKNAGIIVPNPETLVTIGNLTSHSVLLGALGFFIIVALASRNIHAAVLISIVVTTSIGLLLGDVTYSGVFSMPPSVMSVVGQVDLAGALNLGMSGIIFSFMLVNLFDSSGTLIGVTDKAGLVDARGKFPRMKQALYVDSVSSVAGSFIGTSSVTAYIESSSGVSVGGRTGLTAVVVGLLFLLVIFLSPLAGMVPAYAAAGALIYVGVLMTSSLARVKWDDLTEAVPAFITAVMMPFSFSITEGIALGFISYCVMKLATGRWREISPCVVVVALLFLLKIVFIDGH, translated from the coding sequence ATGAATAAATCACAACCCGGTCTTGCTACCGAGCAGGGCCTGCTGGAGCGCGTGTTTAAACTTAAACAACACGGCACGACAGCACGTACGGAAACGATTGCCGGTTTCACGACGTTTTTGACGATGGTCTACATCGTTTTTGTTAACCCGCAGATTCTGGGCGTGGCGGGGATGGATACCAAAGCGGTCTTTGTGACCACCTGTCTGATTGCGGCATTCGGCAGCATTTTGATGGGGCTGCTGGCTAACCTGCCTGTGGCGCTGGCTCCGGCAATGGGACTGAATGCATTTTTCGCTTTTGTCGTTGTTGGCGCGATGGGTCTCCCATGGCAGGTTGCGATGGGTGCTATTTTCTGGGGCGCAATCGGTTTCCTGTTGCTGACTATCTTCCAGATTCGCTATTGGATGATCGCCAATATCCCGCTCAGCCTGCGTTTGGGTATCGCCAGCGGTATCGGCCTGTTCATTGCCATGATGGGCCTGAAAAACGCCGGCATTATCGTTCCTAACCCTGAAACGCTGGTGACGATTGGTAACCTGACGTCACACAGCGTGCTGCTGGGTGCTCTGGGCTTTTTCATTATTGTGGCGCTGGCCTCACGTAATATTCACGCCGCGGTACTGATCTCCATCGTGGTGACCACCTCAATTGGCCTGCTGCTGGGCGATGTGACGTATTCTGGCGTGTTCTCCATGCCGCCGAGCGTCATGTCGGTGGTGGGTCAGGTTGATCTGGCTGGGGCACTGAACCTCGGGATGTCCGGCATTATTTTCTCCTTCATGCTGGTTAACCTGTTTGATTCCTCCGGTACGCTGATTGGCGTGACGGATAAAGCCGGTCTGGTTGATGCTCGTGGTAAGTTCCCGCGCATGAAGCAGGCACTGTATGTCGATAGCGTTAGCTCTGTGGCCGGTTCATTTATCGGGACATCCTCCGTTACCGCGTATATTGAAAGCTCTTCTGGCGTATCTGTGGGTGGACGTACCGGCCTGACGGCTGTGGTTGTAGGCCTGCTGTTCCTGCTGGTGATCTTCCTGTCGCCGTTGGCGGGGATGGTGCCTGCCTATGCGGCCGCGGGCGCACTGATTTACGTGGGCGTATTGATGACGTCCAGCCTGGCGCGCGTGAAGTGGGATGACTTGACGGAAGCCGTACCGGCCTTTATTACCGCGGTGATGATGCCGTTCAGCTTCTCTATTACTGAAGGGATCGCGCTGGGCTTCATTTCTTACTGTGTGATGAAGTTGGCGACGGGTCGCTGGCGTGAAATCAGTCCTTGCGTGGTCGTAGTTGCGCTGTTGTTCCTGCTGAAAATCGTGTTTATCGACGGGCATTAA
- the yieH gene encoding 6-phosphogluconate phosphatase, with translation MPRIECVFFDCDGTLVDSEVLCCQAYVNIFIPYGVNLSLEEVIKTYKGVKLYEIIARISQQHGLTVSVDDAERHFRQEVKRLFDEFLQPIEGARELVQSITVPMAVVSNGPVSKMHHSLGLTHMLDLFGDHLYSGYDLKKWKPDPAVLYHAAEQLQLPIEHCILVEDSSAGVQAGIAAGIPVFYYCADPHNQPIHHPLVTMFDDMRELPQIWREKGWNITAQE, from the coding sequence ATGCCCCGTATTGAATGCGTCTTCTTCGACTGTGATGGCACGCTGGTTGATAGCGAAGTGCTGTGTTGCCAGGCTTATGTGAATATCTTCATCCCGTATGGGGTGAACTTATCGCTGGAGGAGGTGATAAAAACCTACAAGGGCGTGAAGCTGTACGAGATTATTGCCCGCATCAGCCAGCAGCATGGCTTAACCGTGTCGGTAGATGATGCGGAGCGTCATTTCCGGCAAGAAGTGAAACGTCTGTTCGATGAGTTCCTGCAACCTATCGAGGGCGCACGTGAGTTAGTGCAGTCGATTACTGTCCCAATGGCCGTGGTGTCCAACGGCCCGGTCAGCAAGATGCACCATTCGCTCGGCCTGACGCACATGCTCGATCTGTTTGGCGACCATCTCTACAGCGGCTACGATCTGAAAAAATGGAAACCCGACCCGGCGGTGCTGTATCACGCTGCCGAGCAGTTACAGCTTCCCATCGAACACTGCATTCTGGTTGAAGATTCCTCTGCTGGTGTACAGGCAGGCATTGCTGCGGGCATTCCGGTGTTCTATTACTGCGCCGATCCCCATAACCAACCGATCCATCACCCGCTGGTCACGATGTTCGACGATATGCGCGAACTGCCGCAAATCTGGCGCGAAAAAGGCTGGAACATAACTGCGCAGGAATAA
- a CDS encoding amino acid ABC transporter permease — MDFTVITDNIDYLMWGTFPDGPLGGAALTLVMSLLAGIASAILGTILGVALAMSRGWWSALLAMILGFFRAIPVIMLIFWTYFLLPIVFGVDIPEITTVVCALALIASAYLAHGVKAGIVAIGRGQWQAGLSLGLSRWQVLWQIVLPQALRMMVPSFINQWISLIKDTSLAYIVGVGELTFLATQVNNRSMVYPMEVFLFVALVYFVFCLSLELLANGVNARFNQQEKQPKRRLLWWRNKPA, encoded by the coding sequence ATGGATTTTACCGTTATCACCGATAACATCGACTATTTGATGTGGGGAACGTTCCCAGATGGCCCGCTGGGTGGCGCGGCGCTGACGCTGGTGATGAGCCTGCTGGCGGGCATAGCGTCTGCCATATTGGGTACGATTTTAGGCGTGGCGCTAGCGATGTCCCGAGGCTGGTGGAGTGCACTGTTGGCGATGATACTGGGGTTCTTCCGGGCGATTCCCGTCATCATGCTGATTTTCTGGACGTACTTCCTGCTGCCGATCGTTTTTGGCGTCGATATCCCTGAAATTACTACCGTGGTTTGTGCACTGGCGCTGATCGCCTCGGCGTATCTGGCGCATGGTGTGAAGGCCGGTATTGTCGCCATCGGGCGCGGCCAGTGGCAGGCTGGACTCTCGCTGGGGCTAAGCCGCTGGCAGGTGTTATGGCAGATAGTGCTGCCGCAGGCGCTGCGGATGATGGTGCCTTCCTTCATCAACCAATGGATTTCTCTGATTAAAGATACCTCACTGGCCTACATTGTCGGAGTTGGCGAGCTGACGTTTCTTGCTACGCAGGTCAATAACCGCAGCATGGTCTACCCGATGGAGGTTTTCCTGTTTGTCGCGCTGGTCTACTTTGTGTTTTGTCTGTCGCTGGAGCTGCTGGCGAACGGGGTTAACGCCCGTTTTAACCAGCAGGAAAAGCAGCCGAAACGGCGTTTGCTGTGGTGGCGGAATAAGCCAGCCTGA
- a CDS encoding amino acid ABC transporter permease, with protein sequence MDTALQSLESWLLAPQYLIWLWHGFLITLGLSLSTIVLSTVLGFLLAAVRDSQIRVLRGVVVAYSSLFRNTPLLVQLFFWYFGAGQLFPSEMMQWLNTSHAISLLGTTLAWPSFEFLAGLAGLTLYSSAFIAEEIRSGIRGVARGQKYAAHALGLTGFQSMRYVVLPQALKIALPPLLGQYMNIVKNSSLTMAIGVAELSYASRQVETETLRTFQAFGVATVLYIMIIAVMEGWGMWRQQRSLAERH encoded by the coding sequence ATGGATACGGCGCTGCAATCGCTTGAGTCGTGGCTGTTGGCTCCTCAATACCTCATCTGGCTGTGGCACGGTTTCCTGATCACGCTGGGTCTTTCCCTAAGTACGATCGTTCTGTCTACGGTGTTGGGTTTTCTGTTGGCGGCGGTCAGAGACAGCCAGATTCGTGTACTGCGTGGCGTTGTTGTGGCGTATAGCTCGCTATTTCGTAATACACCGCTGCTGGTGCAGCTATTTTTCTGGTATTTCGGCGCCGGGCAGCTTTTTCCCTCAGAGATGATGCAATGGCTGAATACCTCCCATGCCATTTCGCTGCTGGGTACGACGCTGGCATGGCCTTCTTTTGAGTTTCTGGCGGGCTTGGCAGGGTTGACGCTCTACTCCAGTGCGTTTATTGCGGAGGAGATCCGCTCCGGTATTCGCGGCGTAGCACGCGGGCAGAAGTATGCCGCGCATGCTTTGGGGTTAACTGGTTTCCAATCCATGCGTTATGTGGTGTTGCCACAGGCGCTAAAAATCGCCCTGCCGCCGCTGCTTGGGCAGTACATGAATATCGTTAAGAACTCGTCGTTGACGATGGCGATTGGTGTTGCTGAATTGTCCTACGCGTCGCGTCAGGTAGAGACGGAAACCCTGCGTACGTTTCAGGCATTTGGTGTGGCGACGGTGTTGTACATCATGATTATTGCGGTGATGGAAGGCTGGGGCATGTGGCGTCAGCAGCGCAGTCTGGCGGAGAGACACTAA
- a CDS encoding ABC transporter substrate-binding protein yields MKKQILTVTLLAGLASVSGAAQADKLDDIQKAGVVKIAVFDSNPPFGYVDPQSKKLVGYDVDIAEAIGKALGVKVELRATNPANRIPLLSSQKVDLIAANFTITDERAKQVNFSIPYFATGQKFIARKGVLKTPEDIKTLRIGADKGTVQEITLREHYPTAKVISYDDTPLAFAALRNGNVQAITQDDAKLVGLLANVPDAQKAEFEISPFSITKEYQGVGIPKGEERLTTKINDTLINLEKQGEAKTIYDRWFGPSTKSSQPRGDFTFAPLDQQPKS; encoded by the coding sequence ATGAAAAAGCAGATTTTGACAGTGACTTTATTGGCCGGGTTGGCTTCCGTTTCTGGTGCTGCACAGGCAGATAAATTAGATGACATTCAGAAGGCGGGTGTGGTGAAAATTGCCGTCTTCGACAGTAATCCGCCGTTTGGCTATGTCGATCCGCAGAGCAAAAAGCTGGTGGGTTATGACGTGGATATCGCTGAGGCAATTGGTAAGGCGCTGGGCGTAAAGGTTGAGCTGCGCGCGACTAACCCCGCTAACCGTATTCCTTTGTTAAGTTCGCAGAAAGTCGATCTGATCGCCGCGAACTTCACCATTACCGATGAGCGTGCCAAGCAGGTTAACTTTAGTATTCCTTACTTCGCTACCGGGCAAAAATTCATCGCCCGTAAAGGCGTGCTGAAAACGCCGGAAGACATCAAAACGCTGCGCATCGGCGCGGATAAAGGCACCGTGCAGGAGATTACCCTGCGCGAGCATTACCCGACAGCCAAAGTGATTTCCTACGACGATACGCCGCTGGCTTTCGCTGCGCTGCGTAACGGCAACGTTCAGGCCATCACGCAGGATGATGCCAAACTGGTCGGCCTGCTGGCTAACGTGCCTGATGCACAGAAGGCTGAGTTTGAAATCTCTCCGTTCAGCATTACCAAAGAGTATCAGGGCGTCGGGATTCCGAAGGGCGAAGAGCGTCTGACGACGAAAATTAACGACACGCTGATTAACCTGGAAAAACAGGGTGAAGCGAAGACGATTTACGATCGCTGGTTCGGGCCGAGCACGAAATCATCCCAGCCGCGTGGCGACTTCACCTTTGCCCCGCTGGATCAACAACCTAAATCCTGA
- a CDS encoding benzoate/H(+) symporter BenE family transporter, with amino-acid sequence MPASFALKDVTFSTLIAGFVAVLVGYTSSAAIIFQAAEAAGASAVQIGGWLSMLGIAQGLASISLSLYYRAPILAAWSTPGAALLVTSLPGTSINEAIGVFLFASALIFICGITGLFARLMNVIPHAISAAMLAGILLRFGADAFLSLQHDFWLAFAMCITYLLSRRLLPRFAIVLTLLAGLLLALFRGQIVVSDSPLVFAVPEFITPHFSWASLLGVGIPFFIVTMASQNAPGVATLKAAGYQVSISPLITITALIALVLTPFGGFSVCIAAITAAICMGPDVHPDPKKRYLAAVAAGGFYLLAGAFGGSIGQLFMALPQPLIHAIAGLALLSTISGSLYRALLDEKQRDAAVITFLITASGLTLWGIGAAFWGLIGGMMTWFILSVRENS; translated from the coding sequence ATGCCTGCGTCATTTGCGCTAAAAGATGTCACCTTTTCGACCCTCATCGCTGGCTTCGTTGCGGTGCTGGTGGGCTACACCAGCTCGGCCGCCATCATTTTTCAGGCAGCGGAAGCGGCGGGTGCCAGTGCGGTGCAGATCGGCGGCTGGTTAAGCATGCTGGGGATTGCCCAAGGGCTGGCGTCTATTAGCCTGTCGCTGTATTACCGCGCGCCGATACTGGCGGCCTGGTCAACGCCGGGGGCGGCGCTGCTGGTCACCAGCCTGCCGGGCACCTCGATCAATGAGGCGATCGGCGTGTTCCTGTTTGCCTCTGCGCTTATTTTTATCTGTGGGATCACTGGCCTCTTTGCCCGCCTGATGAATGTGATACCACACGCTATTTCTGCTGCGATGCTGGCGGGGATTTTGCTGCGCTTTGGCGCGGATGCCTTTCTTTCCCTGCAACACGATTTCTGGCTAGCTTTTGCGATGTGCATAACCTATTTGCTCAGCCGTCGGCTGCTGCCGCGCTTTGCCATTGTGTTGACGCTGCTTGCTGGCCTGCTGCTAGCCTTATTTCGCGGACAAATTGTGGTTTCTGATTCGCCGCTGGTGTTCGCCGTACCGGAATTTATTACGCCACATTTTTCATGGGCGTCTCTGTTGGGTGTCGGTATTCCATTTTTCATTGTCACGATGGCGTCGCAGAACGCGCCGGGCGTTGCCACGCTGAAAGCCGCTGGCTATCAGGTTTCCATATCACCGCTGATTACCATTACCGCATTAATCGCGCTGGTTTTGACGCCGTTCGGTGGCTTTTCCGTCTGTATCGCCGCGATTACCGCCGCGATCTGTATGGGGCCGGATGTACATCCCGATCCGAAGAAACGCTATCTTGCTGCCGTTGCTGCCGGTGGCTTTTATCTGCTGGCGGGCGCTTTTGGCGGATCAATCGGGCAGCTTTTCATGGCGCTACCGCAGCCGCTGATTCACGCTATCGCCGGTTTGGCGCTGCTCAGCACGATTTCAGGCAGCCTGTATCGCGCGTTGCTGGATGAAAAGCAGCGCGATGCTGCGGTCATTACTTTCCTGATCACCGCCTCTGGGCTGACGCTGTGGGGAATTGGCGCGGCATTTTGGGGGCTAATCGGGGGGATGATGACCTGGTTTATTCTGTCAGTAAGGGAAAATAGTTAG
- a CDS encoding helix-turn-helix transcriptional regulator has product MSDELTSHIGNTLKTLRQEKGWSLTRAAEETGVSKAMLGQIERGESSPTVATLWKIATGMNVAFSTFIEPTLADEDVTYRSGAGSSFRENEAGMHVVPLFPFDEKLRFDMLVIELAAGASSTSSAHESGVIEHIIVLEGQLEMTVDGQTHVLSAGDALRFAADREHRYHNPADTTARFHDLIHYPDKK; this is encoded by the coding sequence ATGTCTGATGAGTTAACCAGCCACATTGGCAATACGTTGAAAACGTTAAGGCAAGAGAAAGGCTGGAGCCTCACGCGTGCGGCAGAAGAGACGGGTGTGAGCAAAGCAATGCTCGGCCAGATCGAGCGCGGTGAATCCAGCCCGACGGTCGCCACGCTGTGGAAAATTGCGACCGGCATGAATGTCGCGTTTTCTACCTTTATCGAACCGACGCTCGCGGATGAAGACGTGACCTATCGCTCGGGTGCGGGATCGTCATTCAGGGAAAACGAGGCGGGAATGCACGTGGTACCGCTCTTCCCCTTCGACGAAAAGCTACGTTTTGATATGTTGGTTATTGAGCTGGCGGCGGGAGCCAGCAGCACCTCATCGGCGCATGAAAGCGGGGTGATCGAGCATATTATTGTGCTGGAGGGACAACTGGAAATGACCGTTGATGGGCAGACGCATGTGTTGTCCGCTGGTGACGCCTTGCGCTTTGCCGCCGACAGGGAACACCGCTACCACAACCCTGCCGATACCACAGCGCGCTTCCACGATCTGATTCACTATCCTGATAAAAAATAA
- the phoU gene encoding phosphate signaling complex protein PhoU, which yields MDNLNLNKHISGQFNAELEHIRTQVLTMGGLVEQQLSDAITAMHNQDAELAQQVIEGDAKVNMMEVAIDEACVRIIAKRQPTASDLRLVMAIIKTISELERIGDVADKICRTALEKFSHQHQPLLVSLESLGRHTVQMLHDVLDAFARMDLDEAIRIYREDKKVDKEYEGIVRQLMTHMMEDPRTIPSVLTALFCARSIERIGDRCQNICEFIFYFVKGQDFRHLGGDALEKLLAQKDKAEE from the coding sequence ATGGATAATCTGAATCTGAACAAACACATTTCCGGTCAGTTTAACGCCGAACTGGAACACATCCGCACGCAGGTCCTGACCATGGGCGGGCTGGTGGAGCAACAGCTGAGTGACGCGATTACCGCGATGCATAATCAGGATGCGGAGCTGGCTCAGCAGGTGATTGAAGGTGACGCCAAAGTTAACATGATGGAAGTGGCGATTGATGAAGCCTGCGTGCGCATTATTGCGAAAAGGCAGCCTACCGCCAGCGATCTGCGTCTGGTGATGGCGATCATCAAAACCATCTCCGAACTGGAACGTATCGGTGACGTAGCGGATAAAATCTGTCGCACCGCGCTGGAGAAGTTCTCCCATCAGCATCAGCCGCTGCTGGTGAGTCTGGAGTCATTAGGGCGCCACACCGTGCAGATGCTGCATGACGTGCTGGATGCGTTTGCCCGTATGGATCTGGATGAAGCGATTCGTATTTATCGCGAAGACAAAAAAGTGGATAAAGAGTACGAAGGGATTGTGCGTCAACTGATGACCCACATGATGGAAGATCCCCGGACCATCCCAAGTGTACTGACGGCGTTGTTCTGCGCCCGTTCCATTGAGCGTATCGGTGACCGTTGCCAGAACATCTGCGAATTTATCTTCTATTTCGTCAAAGGTCAGGATTTCCGTCACCTGGGTGGCGATGCGCTGGAAAAGCTGCTGGCGCAGAAAGATAAAGCGGAAGAGTGA
- the pstB gene encoding phosphate ABC transporter ATP-binding protein PstB, producing MSMATETSNKIQVRDLNFYYGKFHALKNITLDIAANQVTAFIGPSGCGKSTLLRTLNKMYQLYPEQRAEGDILLDGNNILTDKQDIALLRAKVGMVFQKPTPFPMSIYDNIAFGVRLFEKLSRADMDERVQWALTKAALWQETKDKLHQSGYSLSGGQQQRLCIARGIAIRPDVLLLDEPCSALDPISTGRIEELISELKKDYTVVIVTHNMQQAARCSDHTAFMYLGELIEFSDTDTLFTAPRQKQTEDYITGRYG from the coding sequence ATGAGTATGGCTACTGAGACATCCAACAAAATCCAGGTACGCGATCTGAATTTCTATTACGGAAAATTCCACGCGTTGAAAAACATTACGCTGGATATTGCCGCGAATCAGGTTACCGCGTTTATCGGCCCGTCCGGCTGTGGTAAATCCACTCTGCTGCGTACGCTGAATAAAATGTATCAGCTCTACCCTGAGCAGCGCGCTGAAGGCGACATTCTTCTGGATGGCAATAACATCCTGACGGATAAGCAAGATATCGCGCTGCTGCGCGCCAAGGTCGGCATGGTGTTCCAGAAGCCGACGCCGTTCCCGATGTCGATTTACGACAACATCGCGTTTGGTGTGCGTCTGTTTGAAAAGCTGTCTCGTGCCGATATGGATGAACGCGTTCAGTGGGCGCTGACCAAAGCTGCGCTGTGGCAAGAGACGAAAGATAAGCTGCACCAGAGTGGCTATAGCCTGTCCGGTGGTCAACAGCAGCGTTTATGTATTGCGCGTGGTATCGCGATTCGCCCAGATGTCTTGCTGCTGGATGAACCTTGTTCTGCGCTTGACCCGATTTCTACTGGCCGCATTGAAGAACTGATCTCCGAGCTGAAAAAAGACTACACCGTGGTCATCGTGACGCACAATATGCAGCAGGCAGCGCGTTGTTCAGATCATACGGCGTTTATGTATTTGGGTGAGCTGATTGAGTTCAGCGATACTGATACCCTGTTTACTGCTCCACGGCAGAAACAGACTGAAGATTACATCACCGGCCGTTACGGTTGA
- the pstA gene encoding phosphate ABC transporter permease PstA, with protein MAALGIEQDAALERSRRKMQAWRRQKNRIALFLSMSTMVFGLFWLVWILFSTVTRGVDGMSLALFTEMTPPPNTAGGGLANAIVGSGLLILWATLLGTPLGIMAGIYLAEYGRKSWIAEVIRFINDILLSAPSIVVGLFVYTLVVARMQHFSGWAGVIALALLQVPIVIRTTENMLKLVPDSLREAAYALGTPKWKMISAITLKASVSGIITGVLLAIARIAGETAPLLFTSLSNQFWSTDMMHPIANLPVTIFKFAMSPFVEWQQLAWAGVLLITLCVLLLNILARVIFSAKKH; from the coding sequence ATGGCTGCATTAGGCATAGAGCAAGATGCTGCTCTGGAGCGTTCGCGGCGTAAAATGCAGGCCTGGCGCCGCCAGAAAAACCGCATTGCGCTGTTCTTATCGATGTCCACGATGGTGTTTGGCCTGTTCTGGCTGGTCTGGATTCTGTTTTCGACCGTGACCCGAGGCGTGGATGGCATGTCTCTGGCGTTGTTTACCGAAATGACGCCGCCGCCTAATACGGCGGGTGGTGGATTGGCGAATGCCATCGTCGGGAGCGGATTGTTGATCCTGTGGGCGACGCTGCTGGGTACGCCACTGGGGATTATGGCGGGCATTTATCTGGCGGAATACGGTCGTAAATCCTGGATCGCCGAAGTGATTCGTTTCATCAACGACATTCTGCTGTCAGCACCATCGATTGTGGTGGGTCTGTTTGTCTACACGCTGGTGGTGGCAAGAATGCAGCACTTCTCCGGCTGGGCGGGCGTGATTGCGCTGGCGCTGTTGCAGGTGCCGATTGTGATTCGTACCACCGAGAACATGCTTAAATTGGTACCGGATAGCCTGCGTGAAGCGGCTTATGCGCTGGGTACGCCGAAATGGAAAATGATTTCTGCGATTACGCTGAAGGCATCGGTATCGGGCATCATCACCGGGGTATTGCTGGCCATTGCGCGTATCGCCGGGGAAACCGCGCCGCTGCTGTTTACGTCGCTGTCGAATCAGTTCTGGAGCACGGATATGATGCATCCGATTGCTAACCTGCCGGTCACCATATTTAAGTTTGCCATGAGCCCGTTTGTGGAGTGGCAACAGCTGGCCTGGGCGGGTGTACTGCTGATTACGCTGTGTGTGCTGCTGCTGAATATTCTGGCGCGCGTTATTTTCTCTGCCAAGAAGCACTAA
- the pstC gene encoding phosphate ABC transporter permease PstC, with translation MAEYKPTIKAPGKYGDILFSTLVKLAALVTLLLLGGIIVSLIVASWPSIEKFGFAFLWTKEWDAPAEQFGALVPIYGTIVTSLIALIIAIPISFGIALFLTELAPAWLKRPLGVAIELLAAIPSIVYGMWGLFIFAPLFAKYFQQPVGNVLSGIPIVGSLFSGPAFGIGILAAGVILAIMIIPYIAAVMRDVFEQTPVMMKESAYGIGCTTWEVIWRIVLPYTKNGVIGGVMLGLGRALGETMAVTFIIGNTYQLDSASLYMPGNSITSALANEFAEAESGLHTAALMELGLILFVITFIVLACSKLMVMRLAKNEGAR, from the coding sequence ATGGCGGAGTACAAGCCAACTATCAAAGCCCCGGGAAAATATGGCGATATCCTCTTCAGCACGCTGGTAAAACTGGCGGCGCTGGTCACGCTACTGCTCTTGGGCGGCATCATTGTTTCCCTGATTGTGGCGTCCTGGCCTAGCATCGAGAAGTTCGGTTTTGCCTTCTTGTGGACGAAAGAGTGGGATGCGCCCGCAGAGCAGTTTGGTGCACTGGTTCCGATTTACGGCACCATCGTTACCTCACTGATTGCACTGATTATTGCGATTCCGATTAGCTTCGGGATTGCGCTATTTCTGACAGAACTGGCACCAGCCTGGTTGAAGCGTCCGCTTGGCGTGGCGATTGAATTGCTGGCGGCCATACCGAGTATTGTCTACGGCATGTGGGGGCTGTTCATTTTCGCTCCACTGTTTGCCAAATACTTCCAACAGCCGGTAGGAAATGTCCTGTCCGGTATTCCTATTGTTGGTTCGCTGTTCTCCGGCCCGGCATTCGGGATCGGTATTCTGGCGGCTGGCGTCATTCTGGCCATCATGATTATCCCGTACATTGCGGCGGTGATGCGTGACGTGTTTGAGCAAACGCCGGTGATGATGAAAGAGTCCGCTTACGGCATTGGCTGTACGACGTGGGAAGTCATCTGGCGCATTGTGCTGCCTTACACCAAAAACGGCGTAATCGGCGGGGTGATGTTGGGACTGGGACGCGCGTTGGGGGAAACCATGGCGGTGACCTTTATCATCGGTAACACCTACCAGCTCGACAGCGCATCGCTGTATATGCCAGGCAACAGTATTACCTCTGCACTGGCGAACGAATTCGCCGAAGCGGAATCCGGCTTGCACACGGCAGCGCTGATGGAGCTGGGGCTGATTCTGTTTGTGATTACCTTTATTGTTCTGGCATGTTCAAAGCTGATGGTGATGCGTTTGGCTAAAAATGAGGGGGCGCGCTAA